agaatgaggtgtatcaagcacccccacctcgtactttacgggattatttataaccagcggggctgagtatgccctcatgcatgatttttcctgaaaatacaggacatatggacatcaagccaggggttatccaacccagttggtaagaagagatttgtcaaatctctgGATGTCTCATGGATcaaatcatcaacagatacgattgatgtagatttggaagtgatcccatcacctagccatgcccaggagaccgtggcaaacaacagcaatttaccaaacccacagccaatcacaagagaacatgtTCGATGCAATTGAACAATTGTCCCGATAGGTTAGTGATTTTTGCAAGATGTTTGATACAATCGAGTattattcgatatcatcgaagtgttttcgatgacattgaatatcCCTCAATTGtgttttcgatgacattgaatatcCCTCAATTGCATCAAAATAGCTCAGATACATTCTATACCAATTCAGCTTACACCAACtgatgtacacatatatttaccAATACGTTAGTATTTtgtacataaaaaagaaaaagaaaaataatttacAAGTATTCAAAAAGAATGATGAGGCTATAGATCCTCAAATATGATCATTAAAGAAAATGGACCATAAATTAGATTGCATTCATAATCTGCATTTGTTGATCTTCTGTTTTCTATTTAGTATTGATTGTTGAATGAAGATCAAACTTCTCTGGTTCAATTAAGGCATCAAAACATTTAGTATGTTTTTTAGTAATGATTCCAAAACATGCATGATACCTTATTCATATGGAGAAGctgagtttttattaatttttcCTGTATTGCATGAATCTCAACAAACTCCATATTTGTAAAGAGACTATTAGTCAAGTGGTTTGTCATTGATTTGCTCTTTCAAAAAGACTTATATTCAATTTCCTAAGTTTTCCAAAATCATTGAGTCAATTTGATAGATTGTGGTTGTAGCACACCTTGACCAATATCTTTAGTTAGTCCTCACTAAAGAAATTTTCTTTAGCTCACTTCTTTTTGTTATAGCTCCCTTATGAAGTTCTTGACCCATTATAAGATATATCAAAAGGATGGGTCATGGTCACTGGCTAGTTTTCATGGAGCAGTCATTATAAGagtctgagttttttttttttttacattattaTCAGGGCAATTGTATTTGTTTTGTGTTACCCACTTGGTAACCACTTTCTTTGAGCAGGAAGATTCTTTCTTAGAGTGACTTCCAGATCATTTGGATTTGTATTTGTTGTTTGTCTTAGAAGTGAGGTTAGGATATCTACGCGTAGGCATTCACCGTTATAGTGTCCTATTTTTCCACAATGATGGCAGGATTCAACCAAAATTTTTCTTCTTTGAGATAGTTGAATTTATCATCACAGATGAAGTAGAGGAAGAGTCATATTTATCTGTTTCATATCCTAGGCCTTTCATGTTTTTGGAGTTTCTACCCATGCttagaagtttttctaacttttcaTTGCTTTGAGTGAATTTATGAGTTAGTTCTGCAGTATGATTGGAATTTTCAACTTCTAGTTTCAgacttttgttttctttcttcaatTTCTCATTTTTTAATTCTAGAAGCTTTATTTTCTTAattagattttcaaaagtaatatTTCTAACAGCAGTTCCTCATCCATTTTTAATTTGATCAAGCTCATCTTCCTCTTCTAGATCTTTGGGAATGACTATAGTGGTGGAGGCAATGAGTATTTTCTATGACTTTTGGTCTCCACCACTTTCTGACTCactagtttctgagtttgagtCATTAGTGTCATCTCAAGTGGCTGTGATAGCTTTACCCTTATATTTCTTTATGGGACATTCCGTAGAGATGTGACCATATTTtctacagttgtaacattggggTTCTTTAGACTTGTTGAAAGTTTTGTCTATTGGGCGCTTGCAGTCCAAATGAATCCCTTCGTTATTGTATGGTTTTCCACAATTCTTGTTAAAGAATCTTTTGAATCTATTAGCTAGGAGTCCAACCTCTTCATCCCCATCTTCgttctcactttcttcttcatctaTGGTGGTTATGTTTTTAGAGGCTTTGAAACattgtttttggattttgtgggtgTTTTAAgatgtagttcaaaagtttgtagagaACATACCAGTTCTTCTATTTTCAtctcatcaatattcctacattcttcaaCGGTGGTGACTTTGGAGTTAAACGATTCCCGTAGTGATCTCAAGATTTTTCCACATATTTTAGGTAACGAAATTCTCTCCAAGTCCACTCACGGAGTTGCATATGATATTTAATTTTGTAAAGAACTCCATAGAGGTCTTATCTTCCTCCATTTTCGAGTGTCCAAACTGAGTAATCAAGAACTGCAACCTTAATCTTTTTACTGTGTGTGTTCTAACTGAGTAGTCAAGAGCTGCAACCTTAATCTTTTTACTATgctagttccttcatgggttattTCCAATAAATCTCATGTTTCTTTTAAGGTTTTTCTCATACTGATCTAATTGAATACCTCTTCTGAAATTGTACAGTAAATGACATTCATAGcttttgcttcttttgttttgttttctttaacaaaagccatccatttttcttttaatttgggTTTGGTAATGGTTGTGCCATTTTCCAATGCTACTTGTTCGGTTGGGGGtacatatccattctcaacaaTTTTCCAAACCCCATGATCCAAAGATTGCAAAAAGTAATTCATCTTGCTTTCCAATATGCTTAATTTGAACCATTGAAAATAGGAGGTCGAGAGAGCTATGTtccctctcctttagccataaTTCTAACTTCAGtttaggatctccctctaggttgttaaacacTTCAAGAGGAACTCGCTCCGATATTGAAATTGTAGTAGAAATGCTATTACTAAAGTATGAAGGAATGACtaaatgtcttagaggggggtgaataagaatttttaaaaattattttcctataagaacaaacaatgcctaactttaaataaaagagtaaggcaaagtaactctatggcttccaagccaatataGGGTCCAAATCACATTTGCTTATACAAGATTTACATGTAAAGAACAAGCCTAAAAGGATGGTGAATgtgatagtgtgtgggatgtgattcctatcaatacttatacatttagtaaatcatgcatcataatacTCATTTGATAGACATAAGCATAACTAAATCAATGTAAAtaaagcaatcccaaacacaatcatatatagtgattcagctacttgcctactctagTCTCGGCggatgcactctctcctagagtgtaccggatttcactatccaatggttttaaatcgggttaaccataaaccttcacaacccaCACAAGGTTAtgagtcctacacaaggatacaattgggagcctacacaaggcaacacatCCTTTACACGAACAGCACGTCGTACACAAGGACatcatgtcctacacaaggactacgTATTCTCCCGTTGGAAGCCTACAATGAAGTCTTGGCGAGTTTATGAAATTATAGTTTAGACCACCGTAGTAGAAGTGTGGAACAGTTcaggagtcctagaggggggtgaataggacttttcaatgatTATACCAATTTAAAATTTTACTGCCTAACTTAAATTgatttataattaaactaagcaagacaaTGTAACTCTGAAGGCTTCAAGGCCAATAGAGGGTTTTACACTAAAAGGCAAGGGGTTTTCCAATTGGTTTGACTTTTGTACTatagagaaggcacgagttcatgttctttattaataggagctttgaatgctcataggagtgaaagatcacaatgaagagaataGGAAACTCATttggatagagtctaaatggggtaggataagcttgggatacactagagactttatggtgcctatttccactaattttacaagtttctacaagccacttttatagataaaaagttccaacatatagaaaacggctagtttacggtgctaccgaagccaacttcggtatcaCTGAACTTTCGTTGGTGGTACCAAAATATCTTTCGGTAATATCAAATTAATTCCCCAAGTTACTGTTTGAAAATAGTCCCTTTTGGTGGCACCAAACATTGTTCATCGGTGGTAGTTGGTGTCACCGAAATATCCATTCGGTGTCATCAAATTAACATTGTAAGCttgttagactattttgagccccttcggtaacaccgaaggtatcttcggtggtaccgaaggtgCTATTCGGTGGCACTTTCACCTACCGACAATGGATAGATTTTCCTATTTTGTCCATTAAATCATTCACCAACTTAGGACTTGCTAAAGCTAAGGCTAAAGGATAAAAACTATGAACTTGGAATTGGCTTTAAATAGATGACCTAcataggttttcctatttgggttgggatcatctatttgcaaggttaagATCATAGAAGCAGTCATTTGTCCTTAATATGGCTTCGATGCTTCTAATCCAGTAGCGTCGCCGGTCTTCATTTGCCAtgaactcatccgactacaagacaaaactagtcacgtaattgacaaacaagtgtgcaatGTTGGGTGCACTTATATATTgggaagttgaatcaacaatacatcatggtgataaTTCTCTTGTGTCCTCTACCTTTGAagtccaaccagaaacgatccaagaggagtcactttAGAGTTACTTAGACTATCTTGCGGGCATTAGAAAAATATTAGAAGTGCTTGAATCACACCTCGATAAGATAGAAGAGGCTAGGTTATCTCAACCTCAACCGAAgttagaaatacaatgcgaggaaagtgatctcaacTCACTTGTGAAGAACATTGAAATTGGGAATGGGGAGTTAGAGTGTGTTGATGAGTATATGATTCAAATTCCTGAGGAGTTTATTTCAATGACTGTCCAAAGTaaagatcaagagacatgggtatcgTTCAAATATGATTACGTTGACTCATTCCAaccacatgacacacttggtttcaatgaggaggaagaggctagtttatttgaGCCTCAACCCGACCTAGAAATAGAATGTGAGGCGAtcttatcccacttgtgaactgcactgaattggaagatgatggggaatgggatgacaatcatgagttTACAACCCAAATTCCCTTGGAATCAATcttaagtttggtccaggtcaatgatcaagtggTATAGGAAGTTGTTAACCATAATGATTTACTCCTTtcatctgacatgtctgatttaaatgtggaggatgagcccctttcaatCGACCCTTTTAACTGTTGTGAGGagtgtttagaccactcccctgaattaaaaaatgatttgatTATGGAGATGGACAAGTTGcccgatatgactctggaatttgaaaccacccagttgaggccaccatccgAGCTGTACACtcttgacgattcaatgcctctactaAGTAGTATCATTGAATAGAatcttcacatcaatgcttcgCCTATTGATCCTTAATCTATCTGTGCAGGGCAAGAACAAGAGAGCATGCTTTCATCTACTTtcaaagacgatggaatccttgggcagatcatcacagacTTTAATATGGAGAATGAGTCCCTCTCAACTGAATCtctcaactctctgaaagatTTCTTGGTgcactttgtagattcaaacaatcccataataaaagaaatagtggataccttgcaagacaatacctcggtagttgtcactGATCGaaagaacccttattctgaagcccctccttcctcagatcctgaatgtttaccattaaaggaggaggagctaaaaattgaaccgGAGTCTGAAACtttagaatgtgttgagactacttCACTTTTTAGGAATTTTTCTGAacttcatctacttgtagtccctgattcaccatggtgtactaacattgaaactttttctatcacaggtgaatcgtatatactttggatacctcaggagattaaaaggaaactttatatTGAGATCCACAAATTTCTttagacattcatgctccaggatatccaagcctattacaaaaagggctttttgATGATCTTAAAGAAAAACCTACcgagaaatttattaagatactAGCTGGAGGAAGAACCTGGATACATGGCTAAGTAGATTTTCCCTGCTTTAATAGTTTAGGATTAGAATCTACGCTATTCCAAGGATCTCataagatttaggattaggatagtttgatttcataTTGTTTAGTCTTCCTACTCACCCATCTTCACACTAAAAACTTTGTAAAAGTTTAATTAtacttcttcaggtattacctttccatcacttctcctttcttttcgttgtctcatatgcattgcatgatTATATGttttacattgagaacaatgtagattttaagttggcggtgcggattaggtaaactaatcattgttttcttagtttttgagcaaaaattatggatattttcaaaattttcaaattaaaacctgtttggaaattgataatttgtagattaagaatgctttgagtatgatgataagatagaaattgaattttgaattgtaggagtttgatcaactaagtagcctatcacttacggttcttacacttaattgattaagaggaagtttaaatatcacactaccaaaaaacatggaaaaggctacggataaaaccATCACTAAAAAGCCTTggctacggttaaaatccgtagcacgaccgtagccattggtgctgtagccataggtctaaaagctatggctacggataaaatccgtagctacagAGATAATAGATACGGATTAAAGCCGTAGCCATTGCTTCTGTAGCGATCAAGGATTTACagttacggattatatctgtagctaaaagttggGCAAGAACagtagcaataggctgaaattagcaacagCTACTGATTTTAGATACAATGCTACGTTAGTAGCCGTAACTAATGAAAGTATAGGTACAGAATAAATCCGTAGCAACATTGTCCGTAGTTTAAAATTACATACAGCTACAAattttatctgtagctaaaagtagaatgaaaaTCGTAGCAAAAAGCTAATTTTAGCAAGAGCTACATTTTCAACAAAGGGCTACGGtgaatagccgtagctaatgcttGTTGTTAATAGAAGATTTAATTAGTAATGgcagctcttaccattgtagtacaccctgataaatcattcattcattcatttattcaatcaaacacaatcattaattttcattcacaaaagtacaatgccaacataacaatagttatatgtctatttaaagttctcattaacaaCAAGATCCAATCGGCATCGACAGTAAATACTCATAATCACTTGCTCTTACAACTATTCCCACCTCCGgtgtctcttcattttcttctgtttCCATTGCCTCGTTGGTATCAACGCCTTTGGTTTTAGGGAACGGTGTGAAACCCTTCTGCTGCAACTCGAGGACCAGATCTGCTCTCTTCCTGTTACTCACAATAATCTCTCCTTCTACCACCCCAATGATGAATCTGACTTTGTTAGACAATCTCAACAGCTTTATTTCAAGATTATCCAACATTACTTTCTACATGAAAGTAGCAAGTCAATACTACCATCTTCTcaattaccaaaaagaaaaaatgggggGCCTAGATCAAAGCTCACCTTTCTCTTTACATAGAACTCAAGTCTTAAATGAAAGAATTCTTTAAGAACTGCAAGAAAAGAAGGCACGGTGATGAGAAAGCATATATAGATTTAAGAAATTCATAGCAAGTACATAAAATAAGCAAACTTACTTTGTTCGGGACTGTCATATTTCTTGATGACACCCCTCACGTCGaatgagcatatcaatgatcttaccgagactgaacatgatgagcatatcaatgatcttaccgagactgAACATGGCCATCCCAAGACTTGCATTCGACAAGATCGTGACAAAATTTTTCATGAATTGAGGCTTCTTAACACCCCATCTACAGTAAGAaagatgttagaagaaaatcagattcacatggaaagagcaacacatctaaaattcaaatctctgccggaaaaaaagaaaactataattccaaatacccacttccagttcatgaagaaagactaaagatcacattgaaatccatcgctctccccgaggacctgaaattccaaactcccaacctcaaattcaagaaaaaagtgCAAAAGAACAAAGCCAAATTCAAATATCTCTCTGAAAATCTGCAAAACCCATCATCAACTGTTCTATACAACAGCAACTGTTCAACTAAACCCTTCATACCCCAACAACTGTTCCATACACTtcaaaaatctgctaccattgttctatacaacaacaacattaagatatatttaaacaacaaTGGTGAGTGAAGGGCCAGTGAATAATCATACATTTTGAACTGTGTTTGGACAGAGATGCtaaaaaaagattattttctgttgATCTGAAGAGGCCAGTGAATAATCAGATATGATGCATCATGTGTTCATGAATCTGTAGCTCCACCATTTTGCAGTCTTGGATTAGCATGCACAGATGATGCCTGCAACCTTCTCAATTCCTTAGAAAGTTGGTGGGGGATGAGCTGGCCAGAATGGGCTTGAAGGACCTGTGAAATATTCATGTGCATAATAGTTCTCTATGGCGCTGTGTATaggtaatagaaaaagaaattttggaagTAAAAACCTTCAAAAGAGTAAAACTTGTCTCTAGATAAAGATTCATGACAGAGCTAGAATGTTGGAAAGGATGGGCAGATGCATCATTTGTTGCTGCAGAAGgtatttcttttaagaacttgaggcaatcctaggaaaaaaagaaagaaagacgtcCATGAGTGGACTCTTaaacattttcatgttcaagaagctttaagagaaaaaaaaatgcagcatatattgaggacaagttcattcatacaatggcaatgaaataaagcatgtgaatcacctcgaaaaaagtatccttgtatgtgcacagaagttttggatcaagcttatatttttgtttaaatggaccacaccacatgaaacagataaaatgtactacggttgaaaatttcttggggggcacagaagttttggatcaagcttatatttttgtttaaatggaccacaccacatgaaacatataaaatgtactatggttgaaaatttcttagggggcacagaagttttggatcaagcttatattcttgttttccattcatccatgtctgtatgatcttatgaataggttggatgacaaataaacatcactgtgggggtcTAGCAATCCAATTTCCTTAAAATGTCATGTCCACATTCAATTGGAAAAGTCAAACTGCATGTGCAAGATTTTCCAGAGGTGAACTTTGGGAACAAATTCATGATGgcaccaccagatgaatggtcaggGTCACAGAAATGTGGAGGCCAACAGCACCATTGCTAGCAAAACCAAAAACACCTTTTGGTTCGGCCAAACATCATCTCTATCCTTATAAATTCATCAAAAATTGGGTCAAGTAAAAagaattgatgtattttttaaacagttaagatttatccttcaaacttcatcaggtTTGAGAAATCAAGTTCTATTTTCAACTATTCTCATCTGAGGAAAACATCAAGATTCATGTATTCCATGTGAAAGCTGACCCCAAATGGCTGGGACAAGGCTACTACTATGATGACAACATGCCTTTACAGTGTATCCTTCTCTTCTGATCGATAAGCTAAAGCAGAAACATATCAATGCAATATCACAATGTGGCGGAGTCAGATGCATTTATCTGCTGCTATTGGGGCCAACTAAGAGTCTGGACTAAGACAGTGACAAGAAAGGAATGCTAATAATAGTTCATCTATGACCAGAAGACGCTTGTTTTTTGTCCAGTTATGACAAAATTTCATTGTTAGGAAATGAATAAATGACCAGCCAAGTTTTCAAATAAATCAAAGTTAGATTATGCTGCATTTGGACTAAAATACCTAAGAAAAATTAATCAACAGACAGCTAATCCCATGATATACCACATAAGAAAAGCGTTTGTTGTTTCAAATGCCACCCACTCTTTACAATATTGGCAACATTGGACTGCATTGGACTGTCccacatgaattttttttttcttggggatTTCAGTCCAAAAGTAACTGAAACCTCTAGCTCTATAATTCAAGAAACGAGAGAATGGAGACTTACTGCAATACATCGACAACACGACCATGGTCCATTAAGAACTCCCATAGCTGCAACAGAGCATCAAGACGATCAGACAATGCTATGAATTATATTAGTCTTTGTTGCTCGTAGCTGTCACCTTTATCATTACCTTCGCATTCTCCTCTGCTTCCTGCTGAAGTTTCTTTGACTCTTGGACCACCCATTCCATGATGAGTTCTTgttcaacaaaagaaaaaagaaaaagattcctCCTTTTCACGCTTCTCCTGTTCAGCTGCTACCCTTTCTGCCTCTGCAGTAGCCAGTCGGGCTTCGAGATCTCAGCACATCTAGTATAAAATGCAAGATAAGGTTAGAGAAGAGGTGTGGTCTGAAAATCTTAATATCTTTCTATCAAAACAGTGGGTGGCATTTGAAACAATTGATACTATCAAACATAATAATTGCtgaaattaaatatattatttaaaacataATATCTTTCTATCAAAACAGTGGGTGGCATTTGAAACGCCAAGTGCATTCGTACTTTTGACAATCCACACATGCTAGTTCTAGCAGAAAAATTATAATAgcttaaaaaatggaaaaaaaatgataaaactcaCCTTGAAGCTGTTGTTGTTTCTTCTTCCCAATCAGTTAGGATTGTCATATCAGTGAGATTTTTTGGAAATTCCCAATTCCAAaatgggccatcagatcaacagtctagatcactacACCACGGGCCTGCCCCATGTATAAAAACATATTCTCAGGTCTGAGGGCCATAGACACTTCTGTCTAACCTGAAAGCATTTGGCTGAAAACCGATCCAACAAATGTCCTTGGTTTTGCTACAAATATatataagccatcattagtgacaagTTCTCAATCAGGTAGCTACACATTCCATAGAATTTTAAGTTTATAGGCTATGACAGATTCGTTTACAAACACTGATGCAGAGATTGGTGCcgtgtctttttcttttcttttattttttgttttttgccatttttggtttcatgaaaaACGAAACCCAGATTCAGACAGCAATGAACTGAACACAACATTATTCATGCAGTGCTCATACCAGGATCATGATATGATGATACCAATGCCAATCACTGTTCAAATTCTCTGTTCAAACTAGATTAATGTTCAAATTACTATGCAAAACCTCAGAATTTGATGGCGTGTTTGCATCGTCCGTGTCAAAGAATTCGATGACAGGCATGCATCCATTTTAAACCAATGCTTTGGAAATAAATAACCTACAATAGGTGGTTGTTTGATTAATTCAAAATAGGAGGAATTTACAAAGGCCTCTAATTGAATGCACAAATAACCTCCCtgactgctgctgctggtgccaCCATCAAAGTCCCAAACAAGAACAACTTGCATATCAGTGAGCTTCACTTCAAGTCATCATAATTTGAAAACATTGAAactgtttaaatcaaattcattcATGGTTGAAAAGAGACATCTACTTCTCACAAACTTTCCTAGGAGCCTTCTGTATGTATATCACAAACCTAACCTTTGGAGAGCATGTGGAGGCATGGACAGCTTACAGAGCACCATCACTTTTCGCCCTCGCTTGGTGGCTTATCTTCATCTTTCTTTTGCTCTGTTTGACCTTGGAGAGATGCCAGCAAATCCTTAACTGAAGGATCATTAGGGTTAACTCTAGGAAGCAAAGCAAGAATAGATGACACGAAAGATTGGTCTCCAAGCACCTTGCTCATGTCATTCTGGCTCTAACATATCTGTATCTCCCATAGACACATCACCAGATTGACTAGATCTAGGATCATCCATTGACATTGCTAGGGCTTGCTCAAGCAAGGCAGTCTTATCCTCCGTGAGATGGCTCACAGCTGATCTCTACTACCGCCTGGagcatgcaaaaagaaaaaagaaaaagaagatgaatatgCTAAATGGGTAGTAGTCGAAATCGccattttatttcatttaggtGGGAAGCAGGCCCTTAatttcaatcaaattcaaaaaagCATTCACTTTGACCAAAAACGAGTAGCAAGCACGCTGCTAGAGGGGAAAAGGCCGAAACTGCAAATTCAGATGATTTTGAGTCTGAATTAAAATACATGATATGCAATGCCAACCTCATTCAAATTAGAATAATGATACCTGATTCAAGAttgttttttccatttttctttgtttcctttagttcaattcaactgagcatgtcttgcatccaaacacgccttaaGTTTAATATAACAACCTCGCCAAAATCTGTGGCCCATAAGACATCTGCATTGAGATCCATAAATTGAGTTTAGCAGCTTGAATTTGAATCCTGTTAGATCCATAAATTGAGTTTGGCAAACTACATTATGACATTAGAATTATTCAAAAGAGCTTTTcttttccaaacaaacacaaaccCATGTAACTTAAGTACATAATCAAGTCTAATCAGCCATGTTTAGAAAACCAATAACTAGGCACTGAACATGCCCCACAAGTgttatatgatttttaaatttgTAGGGAAATGATAGTTGGGTCATTTGGTAAGATTTCACTGTTCTCACCTTTTGCACTCCATCCCTAGTCTCAATG
This DNA window, taken from Magnolia sinica isolate HGM2019 chromosome 14, MsV1, whole genome shotgun sequence, encodes the following:
- the LOC131224932 gene encoding DNA topoisomerase 2-like — protein: MQVLGWPCSVSVRSLICSSCSVSVRSLICSFDVRGVIKKYDSPEQILKEFFHLRLEFYVKRKKVMLDNLEIKLLRLSNKVRFIIGVVEGEIIVSNRKRADLVLELQQKGFTPFPKTKGVDTNEAMETEENEETPEVGIVVRASDYEYLLSMPIGSCC